The Microcebus murinus isolate Inina chromosome 26, M.murinus_Inina_mat1.0, whole genome shotgun sequence genome contains a region encoding:
- the CSN2 gene encoding beta-casein, producing the protein MKVLILACLVALALAKETVESLSSSEESVTHDKQKIEKVKHLEQKQRENERQEKLSPFIQQQQPLVYPFAEPIPYTILPQNILPPLAQPAVVPTFLQPEVMQVSKSKQTAFPKHKVMPFLKSPVMPSFDPQNPNLKNQALALSLLQPLMPQFPQPIPQTSVLPPQSLWAPLQPKALPIPQQVVPYPQRAMPLQALLLYQNPTARQFYPATQQPLAPAHNPVIGSSDLLELVYRDF; encoded by the exons ATGAAGGTCCTCATCCTTGCCTGCTTGGTGGCTCTTGCTCTTGCAAAGGAG ACTGTAGAAAGCCTTTCAAGCAGTGAG gaATCTGTTACACATGACAAG CAGAAAATCGAGAAGGTTAAACATCTGGAACAGAAGCAAAGAGAG aaTGAACGCCAGGAAAAACTTAGCCCCTTTATCCAACAGCAACAGCCTCTAGTCTACCCATTTGCTGAGCCCATCCCTTACACTATCCTTCCACAAAACATCCTGCCTCCTCTTGCTCAGCCTGCTGTGGTGCCCACTTTCCTTCAGCCTGAAGTAATGCAAGTCTCCAAATCTAAACAGACCGCCTTTCCCAAGCACAAAGTGATGCCCTTCCTTAAGTCTCCAGTGATGCCCTCTTTCGACCCTCAAAACCCAAATCTCAAAAATCAGGCCCTTGCTCTGTCTCTGCTCCAGCCCTTGATGCCCCAGTTTCCTCAGCCTATTCCTCAGACTTCCGTGCTTCCCCCTCAGTCCCTGTGGGCTCCTCTTCAGCCCAAAGCCCTGCCTATTCCCCAGCAAGTGGTGCCCTACCCCCAGAGAGCTATGCCCCTCCAAGCCCTCCTGCTCTACCAAAACCCCACCGCCCGCCAGTTCTACCCTGCGACTCAACAGCCACTTGCTCCAGCCCACAACCCCGTTATT ggatcctctgaCCTTCTTGAACTTGTGTATCGAGatttttga